tgcccatcctgacttctgagagacactgccactctgagaggctcttttttatACCCAACTATGTTGCCAAtttacctaataagttgcaaattgttcCTGGAGCTGTTCcttatacagtatgtacatttcatttttccggcctcttattgctacctgtccaaaCTTTTTTGAATGTGTAGCTcttatgaaatccaaaatgaaccaatctttggcatgacatttcaaaatgtctcactttcaacatttaatatgttgtctatattctactgtattgtgaataaaatataagtttatgagatttgtaaattattccattccttttttactcacaatttgtacagtgtcccaacttttttggaatcaggtttgtatttcatttcattaaatgtttattttatttcaactactttcaaatattttttttataaatataatactatttataaatataataataaacctaCTGTAGTTACAGGCCTTTTTTTAGGTAAACAGAGCAGATCACAGTAACCTCTCATTTAGTCAAATGTCACCAAGTAACAATTCATTATTGTTTGGAAAAAGATTTCCAGTATCATCCTCTATCCTGTGTGCAAAGGAATCTTCTTTaaagacatgtttttttgttttattgagtAGGTCTACATACTTGTTCTCATCATTGCACAGGCATTGATTACCTGCACAAAACTGCAGCTTTGTATTAATTAACTACTGCCACAAACTTCAACAACATGCTACTATTTGTCTGTTGCATGCAGTTGTACATAAGGGAAAAAAAGAATATGTccgtgtgttttttctttctttcttttttcctttttttcccctctcataTTCGAACATTTTGGTTGAATAGCTGTTCTTTTATGTAGGCCCACGTACACTGTTATGTCACCAGTCTGTCAGTCTTTGGCTTTtgtcattctaatttgctgctttgTTGCAGTGGATTGTCTTGCCTCCTCGTGAATTAACAAAAGCTTTGAGAGGGTACCCAGCATCGCACGACTGTTTCCCGGGGAAACGTACCGGGTAAACAAGAGCCAATCTCTGCGCAAGCGGGCGGCAGCGGAACCAGCAGCAGATCTCGGATTGTGAACTGGCGCAGCAAATTCCATCcacctcagagaaagacagggagttctgctaaaaagaaaatattttacattaagacAAAAGTTTAAGTCAAATGGCTAAATAGGTAAAATAGACTTTACAGTGgcgtaaatatatatttgtgtttgacTGACGAGCTCAAGGACCGGATAGGAAAGGAAGCATGCGGCGCGCCACTTCAGCTGGGTACCGTTTACCGGACCGACCCAATGGTCCTCTCGCCTCTCAGTCCTCAGGCTCAGTGTTCAGACATTCAGCGGGCAGGACACGAAACACCGGTGAGATACCAGCGCAAGACGACGATACCCGAGATCCGGTAAAGCAGGACCAAGTTTGGAGAGAGTTTGTGCGAACGGAGCGAATCGGTGTGAAAGAATGGTAAGAAAGAAAATTGCATTCACTTTCTTAGAAATGTCATGGAGTTGCTGGTTTGTTTTCTCACTTTCCCTGGAGTTACACTACTCTTTTTTTCTACCCCTTAAATGTGTCATTGTTTGACCCGTTATTTGATACGGGATGAATTGTGGTTGAGCAGGCGCCCCTTGGACGGTGTGCGTTACGGTTACTCATCTCTTGTTCTTTACCAACTACTGTATATATAGAGTCGTGGTTACTGTACACAGAAACTCCATCATATAATAAAACGATCACAATTTCGCTTCTAAATAATTAATTGCATCGTATTGTCTGGAGAAGATCATGCTGTAAAATGCTTCATTATTGTTTTACAGGGAGAAGAACTGGAGTTTCCTCATGAACTTTTACCAGCTGGTAAGAAACCCACTTATCAGTGATGACCCAGAACTGTTACtaatgagttttatttatttagcaaataaatattgttaaaaagtcaatttaattaatatatactgcaaaaataaatatcatactgtttaaaagtttgggatcagtaagattttctaTTCtgagaaaggatgcattaaattgatcaaaagtaaaagtGAAGGCATTTATGGTTACAAAAGATTTACAATTCAGATAAATTCTGttattttgatatgtttattcatctaataatcctgaaaaaaaaacaatctggtTTCTGGAATGATTTTGAAAAatgatgtgacactaaagacttttcAGAAAGAATATTCAGCTTTGAATatcacataatattttaaattatatgtaaacagttgtaataatcaaattaaaaacaaattgtaataatatttcagaatattagagTTTTGACTGTGTTCTTAATGAAATTCATGCAATTGGGTGAGCTTAAGATCTTGCAGaccgcaaacttttgaacaggagtgtatatttgatcatttttaatccaaattatattataattatttgtatctatttttttAGTTATTGCTCTttctaataaattaattcatgtattcattaatttttgtTAGTTAAGTAGTTCTT
This window of the Carassius gibelio isolate Cgi1373 ecotype wild population from Czech Republic chromosome B13, carGib1.2-hapl.c, whole genome shotgun sequence genome carries:
- the LOC127969970 gene encoding uncharacterized protein C2orf50-like, whose protein sequence is MRRATSAGYRLPDRPNGPLASQSSGSVFRHSAGRTRNTGEIPAQDDDTRDPVKQDQVWREFVRTERIGVKEWEKNWSFLMNFYQLGHPHTETPLSSSVSLYSDRVPNTRNQMFSSGLYTELGKELIYLDNLLILTENHRKTKRNPEMLPC